The Aestuariibius sp. HNIBRBA575 nucleotide sequence GGTTCAGATGAAAACCGCGGGTGTTGACGGGTTTTTGGTGCCCCGCGCAGATCGGTTTCAGGGCGAATATGTGGCCCCGCGCGATGCGCGTTTGGAATGGTTGACCGGCTTTTCCGGGTCGGCTGGCTTTGCCTGTATTCTGGCGGATGAGGCCGGTGTTTTTATTGACGGGCGATACCGCGTTCAGGTCAAAGATCAGGTGGCATTGGATGTTTTCACACCTGTGCATTGGCCAGAAACGTCGCTGGATCAATGGGTTCGCGAACGTGCCGAAAAAATAGATGTTCTGGCCTTTGATCCCTGGCTTCATAGTGCGACCCAGATTGAAACCCTAAAGACCAAGTTTGAGGGAACAGGGATTAAATTGCGCGCGGTTGCCAATCTGGTGGATCAGATTTGGACCGATCAGCCTGCGCCGCCCACGGCCCCATTCACGATACAACCCCTTGAATTTGCCGGCGAAAGTTCGATTGATAAACGCGCGCGCATTGGTGATCTGATCAACCAGTCAGGGGCCAAATCCGTCGTAATCACCCAGCCAGATTCCGTGGCGTGGCTGTTGAACATTCGCGGCCAAGACATCGAACGCAACCCTGTCCCACACGCCATGGCGTTGCTGCGCGATGATGGGCAGGTCACATTGCTTTGCGATCCGCAACAGGCCAATGGGCTGGATCTGGGGGGGGATGTGCATGTTGCACGCGAACAGGATTTGGCCGATCACTTGGCGAATTTACCGCAGCCGGTTCTGTTTGATCCGCAATCCGCGCCCTACCAATTAACAGAGCTGCTGACCGGCGCCGAAACCCGCCGGGGTGCCGATCCCTGTTTGCTGCCAAAGGCCTGCAAAAACCCAGTCGAAATTCAGGGTGCGCGCACAGCGCATCTGCGTGATGGTGCTGCGATGGTCCGT carries:
- a CDS encoding aminopeptidase P family protein produces the protein MFQDFDVSSRPEQGIARLDALRVQMKTAGVDGFLVPRADRFQGEYVAPRDARLEWLTGFSGSAGFACILADEAGVFIDGRYRVQVKDQVALDVFTPVHWPETSLDQWVRERAEKIDVLAFDPWLHSATQIETLKTKFEGTGIKLRAVANLVDQIWTDQPAPPTAPFTIQPLEFAGESSIDKRARIGDLINQSGAKSVVITQPDSVAWLLNIRGQDIERNPVPHAMALLRDDGQVTLLCDPQQANGLDLGGDVHVAREQDLADHLANLPQPVLFDPQSAPYQLTELLTGAETRRGADPCLLPKACKNPVEIQGARTAHLRDGAAMVRFLAWLDETAPKGGLSEIDVVTQLESFRRDTNALRDISFETICGVADHGAIVHYRVSTDTNADITANELLLIDSGGQYQDGTTDITRTVIIGAPNPDHIVCYTRVLQGMIAVSRARFPIGVAGGHLDALARFPLWTAGLDYDHGTGHGVGSYLSVHEGPQRISRTSDLPLDVGMILSNEPGYYREGAFGIRIENLIVVIPAPELAGADDRQMRSFETLTYVPFDRRLIDVSLLSAAERDWIDAYHATTLARIGPRVDGSAKRWLNAACAPL